From Pseudomonas hefeiensis, one genomic window encodes:
- a CDS encoding Lrp/AsnC family transcriptional regulator, producing MTDDIDQILISALMEDSRLSLKALANLSGLSSPSVAERLRRLEERGVLRAYTVEVDPKCFGYQLQAIVRIRPLPGQLQEVERQIQAIAEFTECDKVTGDDCFIARLHVRSMEQLDTLLDKLNVLAETNTAIVKKTPVKRRLPPMA from the coding sequence ATGACTGACGACATCGACCAGATTCTCATCAGCGCCCTGATGGAAGACTCCCGACTTTCCCTCAAGGCCCTGGCGAACCTGAGCGGCCTGTCCTCCCCCAGCGTCGCCGAGCGGCTTCGAAGGCTCGAAGAGCGTGGCGTGCTCAGGGCATATACCGTTGAAGTGGACCCCAAGTGTTTCGGCTACCAGCTCCAGGCAATTGTGCGTATCCGCCCGCTGCCCGGGCAGTTGCAGGAAGTGGAACGGCAGATCCAGGCCATCGCTGAATTTACCGAATGCGACAAGGTGACCGGCGATGACTGCTTCATCGCCCGCCTGCATGTGCGTTCAATGGAGCAACTGGACACCTTGCTGGACAAGCTCAATGTTCTGGCAGAAACCAACACCGCCATCGTCAAGAAGACACCCGTCAAGCGGCGACTGCCGCCCATGGCCTGA